From the genome of Salvia splendens isolate huo1 chromosome 7, SspV2, whole genome shotgun sequence:
TGTCTCCTCCTTTCCACCTTTGGAAGGACTAAACTTTGTTTCTTTCATACGAAACTCACTGTCCCGATAACTTGATGCATAGCAAGCTAATGCCAGTTCGGTTGCAGGAAGGCACGGCTGAGTTTATTGGAACGTTGAAGGTTAAAGTACTAAAAGGCACGAATCTAGCTGTTCGAGATATGCTATCTAGTGATCCGTACGTTGTCTTGAAACTCGGGAAACAGGTCAGTAAATCAGAACCTCCTTAATCTATAGACCGAGTTTTCATTCACCGCATTTCCCATGTTTCTTTGTGGTGAACGATATTTATTCTTGTTCGTAGAGAGTTCAAACAGCTGTGGTGAAGAGCAACTTGAATCCCGTGTGGAACGAGGAACTTATGCTCTCCATTCCACAAAAATACGGCCCTATCAAGCTGGTACGAACCCCTCATATCACTGCGCTGTTGCATGATCTGATATTGAATCCATCACGCGTTGTAATGATCCTTTCGTGTCTGAAACCACAGGAAGTTTATGACTACGACACTTTCTCTGCGGATGATATAATGGGGGAAGTCGAGATAGACATTCAGTCGATGATAACTTCTGCTACTGCATTTGGGGATGTTGGAACGTTCGAGAACATGCAGATCGGGAGATGGTTGAAGTCGAACGACAACGCACTGTTGGAAGACAGCACAGTGAATATTGTGGATGGGAAGGTGAAGCAGTTAGTATCTTTGAAGCTGCAAAATGTGGAATCTGGAGAAATACATCTTGAGCTGGAGTGGATGCCTCTTGAtcaataatagtactatataaattgttgtgttttttttatgttgatatagatttgttattttttttttctcattgttATTTGAAAGATAAATATTCAAAGTCTAGGAGCCAGGAgggttatttttctttttttactttaataaAATCagtaaattttttgtattttatgtaAATCACTCTATAAAAGCTTATTTATCAAACAATATTTTACATAAAAAACAAAGTTTGAAATCTATCTAAATTGATATTACCCTGAAAGAATTTTATTGGATTTCATAATAATTCTTTAGGCGATAGAAGTTGTCTTTTTACACATGATTAATTGTCTCCTGCAAACTAATTTGTCCTAATTTATGTAtagttaataattttttttgtcgaCACAGTTGTACAATTGGTTAACTCTTTTTTTGGTTTCGGCCCAACCATTGTGTGATGGGATTCAGCGTTCCAGCTTAGGGCTggaaaaaaataccgaaaaatACCAGCTTTATCGTACtggaaaaataccaaaaattttcggtataccgtgattttcggtacgatatgaTACATTACCGAAAGATTTTGGTAAagtaacggtatgaattttcatataccttGGTATAGCGTTGCATACCGAAATTAGGTATATACCATAAATTAAGGTATACACcttaaaatacaaatataattatataaaaatatatatgttatatatttttaaattataaaatctattgtgaaatataaatataattatgaataaaatatattttttaaattataaaatataaataatattctaaaaaacccaaattatctattttcattGACGTTGAAAGCCAGGTTTACCGCAaaattacggtataccgaagaTAAGGTGCGATATCGGTATGAATTTCgccataccgaaaataaggtacactgaaaattttggtaaggtaaatgtatgattttttcgcataccgaatttacggtaatGTATACGGGATGGTGGTTTcaataaggtataccgtacctacccacccctatcAGCTCACCTATCAGCTCACCGCCAGCGACCCGATTCAATACTTATTTTAGAATATTATAATTGAAATAATATGGAGCAAAATTATAATCATACTTTATTACACGCATCAcgtttttataatatttgtacaATATCTATAGAAAGAGTACGCCACTACTTTCCTTGTAGTTCGATATTGGTTTCTTGAGGTTCAATATAATCCAATAACTTTTCCATTTACATTCATGTTATATAGTTCTCCCTCCGTTCATAAAATATTGTCAAAGTTTGACTCGACAcgaattttagaaaatgtgaagaaaactgaattgaaaaagttagtgaatgAGGGTCCCACATTTatacattagttttataatagaatgtgagtgtaaagagttagtgaaaagtggggtccatttaccaaaaatagaaaaaaataaagtagacaACTTTTTATGGACGAACAAAAATGGcaaaactggacaacatttcacggacggagggagtacaatgtTCTTATAGGGGTGGGTTGGTACgatataccttaccgaaaccagcACActgtataccttaccgtaaatttggtatgagaaaaaattatatttaccttaccaaaattttcggatGTTGGTGAATGGTGATGTGGGCAAACTAAGAAACACTTTATTTTCAACTTCTACAAAATTATACAACTCACTCATATTTATAGGCATTCTTTACTTATTCTATCATTCTCCACTTTATTCTTTTAAGGTGAAGGTGAAGGATATGAATGAAGAGAGCATTTAGTGGAGGGTGTTTGATGCTAAAATAGGCTAGTGAACTAACAACTGTTTTAACACCGGTTACAGACTTGTTTGGTCACATTTCAAGAGCCAAGACTTGAATGAGAAAACTAAAGCCTAAGGGTATGTCCAATATGAGAATGAATAAGAAAAAGAGATTTTATCATCAACTCAGCTACAGCTACACCATAGTAGTATATGCTAACCACAGAGCAAGAAAAAGTTAAGTGGATAAGTTCTACAATCTCAGCTACAACCAACAGATATACTAACCATGCAATGAAAAGACAATGTTTGTTTAGACTTAGGTGGTCATGAGACTGGAATATGATCTGGATTTGACGACATGGCCTTGAACCAAGTTGTTGGCATATGCGTCATCGGTACAGAACGAATGATTAAGAGCCGCATTTGCAGTGATCCTTTCTGTTGGATCTTGCTTGAGCAAGTTCTGGAAAACAAAACAACCAACAAAACAACCAACAAAACAGACGTGAGTGAGTATGATAAACTATGTATTACTACCAATTAGAGATTGAATATTGAATAAGAATTACGAGTAGAAGTTTAAGTGCTAAACCATCCAGAAAGTAGAACATGTCTATCACTTTTTTCCTCACTTTTTCCTCGGGTGCTACATAGCTTGTCTGCACCTGCATGGGTTAAAATCACATATGTAATGCAAttctaaaatattttataaaaaaacataaacaagATTATTACCATGTTAGCCCAAGCATAACTTGAGTAAACGTGCTCCTATCACAGTATATTGATTCCTCGAATTTACTAGAATGTTTGCGGGTCTTAGGTCGCAATGTACCACCGAGTTAGCATGGAGGCTACTCACTCCAAGAAGAAAGAATGCAAATGGTTctattatactccatataaactGTACTCCACAGTATTGtttcaaaatttcaacacaCAGGATACGTCTTCATCGAATAAAAATATGGCGAATCAGTTACCGGCGGAAAATGGAAATCAGTTACCGGCGGCAAATGGCTTGGTCGGCAACGGAAATCAGATACCCCTGCAAATGGCGTATTCCAACCGGCGCCGATGTTCGCCAACGGAAATCAGATACCAGCGGCAAACTGCGTGTTCCAACCGGCGCCGAAGTTAGTCGAACTGTTCTCACAACACTAGGAAGTTCGAGGTGAAACAAATGCTCTTGAACGACACTTCTCTAACCATTCGGTGTTAACTAACCGAATCATTGGGCATTATGATTTTAGCCACGGTTTCTTGGTTGTTAACCGCATCAAAAAACTTCAGCAAAACTGCAGCATAGGGTCCATTCTTATGCATCCgagatttatatatatattctattaatttaatatattatattatatataatatatattcttttaatatattctactatataatatatattatatgtattattaattttatattatatataaatattctattagtatatataaaataaaatacacatatataaatatatatttatattatttttttttcaggtttttcgatttttttttcgggtttttcggttttgttcgggtttttcagtttttaagttcggttttcggtttcggtttttcggtttttcgggtttggttcggtttggattttgaactaaattcggttttttggttttggttcggttatggcaaaaaaccgaaccgaaacccgaatgcacacccctactcTAACCATTCGGTGTTGACTAACCGAATCATTGGGCAT
Proteins encoded in this window:
- the LOC121810263 gene encoding ADP-ribosylation factor GTPase-activating protein AGD12-like, translated to MNRHPSGRLTSGKRALKDLLARPDNRVCADCGAPDPKWASSNIGVFICLKCSSVHRGLNMHISKVLSVTLDDWSDDQIDSMVEVGGNASANSIYEAYIPQGVSKPRPDAGPEARSQFIRSKYELQEFLKPSLRILSTASKNSFRSSMSTKISDSFRSKASSQQPEGTAEFIGTLKVKVLKGTNLAVRDMLSSDPYVVLKLGKQRVQTAVVKSNLNPVWNEELMLSIPQKYGPIKLEVYDYDTFSADDIMGEVEIDIQSMITSATAFGDVGTFENMQIGRWLKSNDNALLEDSTVNIVDGKVKQLVSLKLQNVESGEIHLELEWMPLDQ